The following coding sequences lie in one Arachis ipaensis cultivar K30076 chromosome B03, Araip1.1, whole genome shotgun sequence genomic window:
- the LOC107634541 gene encoding pyruvate decarboxylase 1-like, with the protein MIRSGQRSIIFLINNGGYTIEVEIHDGPYNVIKNWDYTRFVEAIHNGEGKCWTAKVWTEEDLTEAIAITTGAQKDSLCFIEVFAHKDDTSKELLEWGSRVAAANSRPPNPQ; encoded by the exons ATGATCCGCAGTGGACAAAGGAGCATTATCTTCCTCATTAACAACGGAGGTTATACAATTGAAGTTGAGATTCATGATGGCCCGTACAACGTGATCAAGAACTGGGATTACACTCGCTTTGTGGAAGCCATCCATAATGGAGAAGGCAAATGCTGGACTGCCAAG GTATGGACAGAGGAAGATCTAACAGAAGCAATTGCAATAACAACAGGAGCACAGAAAGATTCACTATGTTTTATAGAAGTATTTGCGCACAAGGATGACACCAGCAAAGAGTTGTTAGAATGGGGATCCCGTGTTGCTGCTGCTAACAGCCGCCCCCCAAATCCTCAGTAG